Proteins co-encoded in one Cupriavidus metallidurans CH34 genomic window:
- a CDS encoding formylglycine-generating enzyme family protein has product MARKQQERAAAASAAPSSWRRRMWLGTLVVGMAGAGAAGTVWYSRHNGQGVDPASIRAGDGVSGPAGMVHVPGGEFLMGSDHKMSQANERPAHKVQVKAFWMDQHHVTNADFRKFVEATGYLTTAERKPDWETLRVQLPAGTPRPPDSAMVAGGMVFVGTNSPVPLREYWRWWRFVPGADWRHPTGPGSSIEGKDNHPVVQVSYEDAQAYAKWAGKRLPTEAEWEFAARGGLEQATYAWGDKFAPDGRQMANVWQGQQVQPFPVVSAKAGGAAGTSAVGTFPGNGYGLYDMTGNAWQWVADWYRADQFRREATVAAVLQNPTGPADSWDPTEPGVPVSAPKRVTRGGSFLCNEDFCLSYRPSARRGTDPYTSMSHLGFRLVMDDARWAEVRKQPAVAMAAGGQQNVQK; this is encoded by the coding sequence ATGGCACGTAAACAGCAGGAAAGAGCGGCGGCCGCGAGCGCGGCGCCGTCATCGTGGCGGCGGCGCATGTGGCTGGGCACATTGGTCGTAGGGATGGCCGGGGCGGGCGCAGCCGGCACGGTCTGGTATAGCCGGCACAATGGGCAGGGCGTGGACCCCGCGTCGATTCGCGCGGGCGACGGCGTCAGCGGCCCGGCCGGCATGGTGCATGTCCCGGGCGGCGAATTCCTGATGGGTAGTGACCACAAGATGTCCCAGGCCAACGAGCGCCCGGCACACAAGGTACAGGTCAAGGCCTTTTGGATGGATCAGCACCACGTCACCAATGCCGACTTCCGCAAGTTCGTCGAGGCCACGGGCTACCTGACCACGGCGGAGCGCAAGCCGGACTGGGAGACGCTGAGGGTTCAGCTTCCGGCCGGCACGCCACGCCCGCCTGACAGTGCGATGGTCGCGGGCGGGATGGTGTTCGTCGGCACCAACAGCCCGGTGCCGCTGCGCGAATACTGGCGCTGGTGGCGCTTCGTACCTGGCGCGGACTGGCGTCACCCGACCGGCCCGGGCAGTTCCATCGAAGGCAAGGACAATCATCCCGTCGTGCAGGTCTCGTATGAAGACGCGCAGGCGTACGCCAAGTGGGCCGGCAAGCGTCTGCCCACCGAGGCCGAGTGGGAGTTTGCCGCCCGTGGCGGCCTGGAGCAGGCCACCTACGCCTGGGGTGACAAGTTCGCGCCGGATGGCCGGCAGATGGCGAATGTCTGGCAGGGCCAGCAGGTGCAGCCGTTCCCGGTGGTCAGCGCCAAGGCGGGCGGCGCGGCTGGCACCAGTGCTGTCGGCACGTTCCCGGGCAATGGCTATGGGCTCTATGACATGACCGGCAACGCCTGGCAGTGGGTGGCCGACTGGTATCGCGCGGACCAGTTCCGCCGCGAAGCCACGGTGGCGGCAGTGCTGCAGAATCCGACCGGCCCGGCCGATTCGTGGGACCCGACCGAACCTGGCGTGCCGGTGTCGGCGCCCAAGCGGGTCACGCGCGGTGGCTCGTTCCTCTGCAACGAGGACTTCTGCCTCAGCTACCGCCCGAGTGCCCGGCGCGGTACCGACCCGTACACCAGCATGTCGCACCTAGGCTTCCGGCTCGTGATGGATGACGCCCGTTGGGCAGAAGTTCGCAAGCAGCCAGCCGTGGCAATGGCCGCGGGCGGGCAGCAGAACGTGCAGAAATAA
- a CDS encoding BatD family protein: MIARLLSLIAFCMAALAHAAEPAPIVRVEVGGNGAQRPAVVGQSVQISVTILAPNFFMSAPVFPTLQVAGAVITMPDDRAVNSTETVGGVSYAAITKTYVLTPQSAGDFTLPQPEIPFTYAGGDGKPLSGSVTLPPTVIHAGGQVGSGAPGAASGVQANVGTLPAGPLQITQQFDRPVTGKDAHLRAGDAVVRTITIVAPNAPAMMIQPPVLEAPGGVKLFRADPKLSDGVAGAGETPGGRRVERVTYVFESSGTHTLPAVTVKWYDPASGKPSEAVAPAITVEVGRAGAGLGLAPTGDPFSGEDWWPAWLDGRVFAGLVGLAVIALAAFGLRRRMPAWWHTQRKAWKAAWRELRGPLPPLNP; this comes from the coding sequence ATGATCGCGCGCCTGCTTTCCCTGATCGCGTTCTGTATGGCGGCACTGGCCCATGCGGCCGAGCCGGCGCCGATCGTTCGCGTCGAGGTTGGCGGCAACGGTGCCCAGCGTCCCGCCGTGGTTGGGCAGTCCGTCCAGATTTCGGTGACGATCCTGGCGCCGAACTTCTTCATGTCGGCGCCGGTGTTCCCGACGCTTCAGGTGGCTGGCGCCGTGATCACGATGCCCGACGATCGCGCCGTCAACTCGACCGAGACGGTGGGCGGCGTCAGCTATGCGGCGATCACCAAGACCTATGTACTGACTCCGCAAAGCGCCGGCGATTTCACGCTGCCGCAGCCGGAGATCCCGTTTACCTATGCGGGTGGCGACGGCAAGCCGCTCTCCGGCAGCGTCACGTTGCCACCCACGGTGATTCATGCCGGCGGGCAGGTTGGAAGTGGTGCGCCGGGCGCGGCATCCGGCGTGCAGGCAAATGTCGGCACGCTTCCGGCCGGACCGCTCCAGATCACGCAACAGTTCGATCGCCCGGTCACGGGCAAGGATGCTCACCTGCGCGCAGGCGATGCCGTGGTCCGGACGATCACGATCGTCGCGCCCAATGCGCCGGCCATGATGATCCAGCCGCCCGTGCTCGAGGCGCCAGGCGGGGTGAAGCTGTTCAGGGCGGATCCGAAGCTATCCGATGGCGTGGCCGGTGCCGGCGAGACCCCGGGCGGGCGGCGCGTGGAGCGCGTGACCTATGTGTTCGAGTCCAGCGGCACTCACACGCTGCCGGCGGTGACCGTGAAATGGTATGACCCCGCCAGCGGCAAGCCTTCCGAGGCTGTGGCCCCGGCCATTACGGTGGAAGTGGGCCGAGCTGGGGCGGGCCTGGGTCTTGCGCCGACCGGCGACCCGTTCAGTGGGGAGGACTGGTGGCCGGCCTGGCTCGACGGCAGGGTCTTCGCTGGATTGGTGGGGCTGGCCGTGATCGCCCTGGCGGCGTTCGGGCTGCGCAGGCGGATGCCGGCCTGGTGGCATACGCAACGGAAGGCCTGGAAGGCCGCCTGGCGCGAGTTGCGTGGCCCGCTGCCACCGCTCAACCCATAA